A window of Drosophila subobscura isolate 14011-0131.10 chromosome E, UCBerk_Dsub_1.0, whole genome shotgun sequence contains these coding sequences:
- the LOC117891415 gene encoding AF4/FMR2 family member lilli isoform X18, with the protein MDLSLERDSSALGSLFQQIINDMKNTSPLWDDFVAKASKLHTCLRAAIQAIAAYLDAFQKIADAATNSRGKFKQWEIGTALTRVCLRHKAVETRLKTFTSAIMDCLVQPLQDKIEDWKRTVATIDKDHAKEYKRCRSELKKRSSDTLRLQKKARKGQTDGLQSLMDSHMQDVTLRRAELEEVEKRSLRAAMVEERLRYCSFVHMLQPVVHEECEVMSELGHLQEAMQSIALVTKEPSVLPQASEELIHDAKASINLYPESPGGGSGSQGGGCSNSLGSRKSSVCSISSMNSSGSSNSPGHHHYPRSLSQASNATNQTANVSTWPPHSQDAVDTLPPTADRPHTISTAYEKGHQRPPLTVYTFQNPETIHESGSGSINNGSVASSNGQPASGQSTPATQKSPAASLSRPPLPVRCSSLERPLSAQSNHRQGGGSGGGGGGVGLLQRQCPSPIPAHITKELSAAHHAQQQQQQQQQLQQQQSPPTYVNMSELANMAALKLTNHQQQQQQQQQQQKPAPLQQQSSIDSICSQHSNDSSGSHQLLQQQQQQQQTPLAAQHLASTRSHSISSTASSLHSHPSIDSTVACGSLVGQHTHSTSTNTNTTSPSSGCSTPQNHYSPLLTNSPTSTAAGTPSGSSISTGTGTGLGFVYQVSSPTPPTSEVQQVLKITEQQQQQAQQAAEDTDERSRASVLQKASMFEKQAAAVAAAAGSVSPPVPLTAAAPSTVVAPKRSEAEQQEMDSFQREIDEGKGKQNSSSSSNTNSNNNLTTTSSSSSSENNNMLPTCITSITSTSNIELCGISNQTNSSGCGTDISDTTSEELAGETEPTRRERELLGASDSELSRCYVSETSSLTGGLTAGGYENPTFAHFVASASRDDPYNGGSGSEGRSLYAPASVCVSADSISLAASDSICLSGQPRHAYVDTCSDSGSAVVVIYDHQIPNTPDIEFVKQNSEIVLLRTKDPQVQSQLQLHELRELQQLPSNLLAGSPDSPDSSGSGKTPASATATVAPAKQRLSSFRASSEQQLQLLGRGSPQRGKAKQQQSTQQQQQQQQQQPAQGTTVSDSDSQATVEPPVMRRQLPPKPNSLSLSLFNGAAAGAVGAAVQPPSVADKPLIPRKSDFKADLDAKIRKQKQKIQQQLLQQQQQQEQQQQPQQHSPQSPPNRNCNVTNSPAAGIVIASASEYQNHNHSMPSQKMPPTAATPSALTSLSARGSSSSSLLPSTASASTSISSSAPATLLPVTPPPPPPPAHPYVCSPANTNSIANANASLKPCITPRPASLSGGGGGAGGGGAGGSSTRIARRSSINQAKPPPPVRRSSSVTPSPNAAAVGHATQQQQQQHNPQLSCSSEHLPPPPAFMLESMSSCTPPAAASAMPNSALKVSETVRALAAMRHQPASPGTLRRIQQQQQQQQQQQHLQQQHLQQQHQPLLQSVHNSPMNEDLSYEAYYDSYMDLQAYAHALANGQQQQQMPARFNQQQQQQQQQQQQQYYYSQQQQHVPQKPPTPPVYHAPPAPAPAPAPAPAADATFRTSSPAAGGGGGGGGGIYAQPKLVNNMSSFRTSSPSPNGHGHGHAHPLPPTQPKANPNLIAQLNARINSKQQQHQQHQHQQQQHVNEGIYGNQQQPGGGESIYTRSGLSMSQQQPQQQQNYDGKSEHQQQQQQHRIYASYGTSSSNPSTAAALASNSIQAASILTSATSFNALPHFPLSSSTSSLLSKVSSFSNSTAAAAAASASAAVASHYQPPQAPLAAAASSKDFGNYSSSFNKNSAAAATSSNMRQAQQQQQQQQQYQQQQQQHYTCPPPLEDPPPPPIYSAGASATMPKKLARPHAAQSAAAAQLSAYAAGSATATLPKNMMQQQQRLQQQQQQLQQQQQYQQPLGMGNGNGHANQRPQLPLPQQQKLRAAQQQHLVEQQQQQRQPPIPSRHSSVQQKIFVSTNPFIQTTAVKFHSPSASPTCGSPVTGAGSGSGAAASIYATTARGSHHQQQQQQLQQQQQYQQQLQQQQHYYRDAAAGNSNGGAAYYNHNNAHGHGHANSNAHAHAHAHAHMSHAQAHHPNYATSTNIEKTGSIRAKTKAEFLENLNAKLAKQGMSGRAFAVRNLINSKALPDPRICHESLMDQIKRGAPLKRNQKINDRSAPKIH; encoded by the exons AATACTTCTCCACTGTGGGACGATTTCGTGGCAAAGGCCAGCAAATTACACACATGCTTGAG GGCTGCCATACAGGCAATTGCCGCCTATTTGGATGCCTTCCAGAAGATAGCCGATGCGGCCACCAATTCCAGAGGTAAGTTTAAACAGTGG GAAATTGGCACCGCCCTGACGCGCGTTTGTCTGCGCCACAAGGCGGTGGAGACGCGCCTGAAGACCTTCACCAGCGCCATTATGGATTGTCTGGTGCAGCCGCTGCAGGATAAGATCGAGGACTGGAAGCGCACCGTGGCCACCATCGACAAGGATCATGCCAAAGAGTATAAGCGCTGCCGCAGCGAGCTGAAGAAGCGCTCCAGCGACACGCTGCGGCTGCAGAAGAAGGCGCGCAAGGGTCAAACCGATGGCCTGCAGTCGCTGATGGACTCCCACATGCAGGACGTAACGCTGCGCCGcgccgagctggaggaggtCGAGAAGCGTTCACTGCGCGCGGCCATGGTGGAGGAGCGACTGCGTTACTGCAGCTTTGTGCACATGCTGCAGCCGGTGGTGCACGAGGAGTGCGAAGTGATGTCCGAGTTGGGGCATTTGCAG GAGGCCATGCAGTCCATTGCTTTGGTCACCAAGGAGCCGAGTGTGCTGCCGCAAGCCTCCGAGGAGCTCATACACGATGCCAAGGCCAGCATTAATCTGTACCCAGAGTCCCCCGGCGGTGGTTCCGGCTCACAGGGCGGCGGCTGCTCCAACTCCTTGGGCTCCAGAAAGAGCTCCGTGTGCTCCATTAGCAGCATGAATAGCAGCGGCTCCAGCAACTCGCCGGGACATCATCACTATCCACGCTCCCTGTCGCAG GCCTCCAATGCAACGAATCAAACGGCAAATGTCTCCACTTGGCCGCCACATTCCCAGGACGCGGTGGACACACTGCCACCCACGGCCGATCGACCGCACACCATTTCCACGGCCTACGAGAAGGGTCATCAGCGTCCACCGTTGACAGTCTACACGTTCCAGAACCCAGAGACCATACACGAgtccggcagcggcagcatcaacAATGGCTCGGTGGCCTCATCCAATGGACAGCCAGCATCGGGCCAGAGCACGCCGGCCACACAGAAGTCACCAGCGGCCTCGTTGAGTCGTCCGCCATTGCCAGTT CGCTGCTCATCGCTGGAGCGTCCGTTGTCCGCGCAGAGCAATCATCGCCagggcggtggcagcggcggcggcggcggtggcgttgGACTGCTGCAGCGTCAGTGCCCCTCACCGATACCAGCTCATATCACGAAAG AGCTGTCCGCAGCACATcatgcacagcagcaacagcagcagcagcagcagctccaacagcagcagagtccGCCCACCTACGTTAACATGTCCGAACTGGCCAACATGGCGGCCTTGAAGCTCACtaaccaccagcaacagcagcagcagcagcagcagcaacagaagccagcgccactgcagcagcagagttcCATTGATTCGATCTGCTCGCAGCATTCCAACGACTCCTCGGGCTCACatcagctgctccagcagcagcagcagcaacagcaaacgcCTCTTGCTGCCCAGCACCTTGCCAGCACACGCTCCCATTCCATATCCTCGACGGCATCGTCGCTGCACTCGCATCCATCGATCGATTCGACGGTCGCTTGCGGCTCCCTTGTGGGCCAGCATACacacagcaccagcaccaataCGAACACCACCTCGCCGTCCAGTGGCTGCTCCACGCCACAGAACCATTACTCGCCACTGTTAACCAACTCACCCACATCCACTGCCGCAGGTAcgcccagcggcagcagcattagcaccggcaccggcaccggtcTGGGCTTTGTCTATCAAGTCAGCTCACCCACGCCGCCAACCAGCGAGGTGCAGCAGGTGCTGAAGAtcactgagcagcagcagcagcaggcacagcaggCGGCCGAGGACACAGACGAGCGTTCGCGTGCCTCTGTGCTGCAAAAGGCTTCCATGTTCGAGAAGCAAGCGGCAGCTGTGGCCGCAGCAGCGGGCAGTGTGTCGCCACCAGTGCCGCTTACGGCTGCAGCCCCATCGACAGTTGTGGCACCCAAACGATCCGAGGCCGAGCAACAGGAAATGG ACTCGTTCCAACGTGAGATCGATGAGGGCAAGGGcaagcagaacagcagcagcagcagcaacaccaacagcaacaacaacctgACAACAacgagtagcagcagcagcagcgagaacaACAACATGCTGCCCACGTGCATCACCAGCATCACGAGCACCTCCAACATCGAGCTGTGCGGCATCAGCAATCAGACAAACTCCAGCGGCTGTGGCACAGACATTTCGGACACCACCTCGGAGGAGCTCGCCGGCGAGACGGAACCCACGcggcgagagcgagagctgctGGGCGCCAGCGATTCGGAGCTGAGTCGCTGCTATGTGAGCGAGACGAGTTCGCTGACCGGCGGCCTCACCGCAGGCGGCTACGAGAATCCCACATTCGCTCACTTTGTGGCGAGTGCGAGCCGCGACGATCCCTACAACGGGGGCTCGGGCAGCGAGGGCCGCTCGCTGTATGCGCCCGCGTCCGTGTGCGTGTCCGCGGACAGCATCTCGCTGGCCGCCTCCGACAGCATTTGCCTGTCGGGCCAGCCGCGGCACGCCTACGTGGACACCTGCAGtgacagcggcagcgccgTCGTGGTGATCTACGACCATCAGATACCCAACACGCCGGACATTGAGTTTGTCAAGCAGAACTCGGAGATTGTGCTGCTGCGCACCAAGGACCCTCAGGTGCAgtcacagctgcagctgcacgagCTGCGggagttgcagcagttgcCCTCGAACCTCCTAGCCGGATCCCCGGACTCGCCGGACTCCTCGGGCAGTGGGAAGACGCCCGCGTCGGCAACAGCAACTGTGGCGCCCGCCAAGCAGCGACTCTCCTCGTTTCGCGCCtccagcgagcagcagctacagctgctCGGACGCGGCAGTCCACAAAGAGGTaaagcaaaacagcagcagtcgacccagcagcagcagcaacagcagcagcagcagccggcacaGGGTACAACAGTCAGTGATAGCGATAGCCAGGCAACAGTAGAGCCTCCTGTGATGCGGCGACAGCTGCCCCCAAAGCCCAACAGCCTCAGCCTGAGCCTTTTCAATGGTGCGGCTGCAGGTGCGGTTGGGGCTGCGGTTCAGCCTCCCAGTGTAGCCGACAAGCCATTGATACCCCGCAAGTCAGACTTTAAGGCTGATTTAGATGCCAAAATAcgcaagcagaagcagaagattCAACAGCAAttattgcagcagcagcagcagcaagagcaacagcagcagccgcaacaacaCTCACCACAGTCGCCCCCAAACCGAAACTGTAATGTCACTAATAGCCCAGCGGCTGGCATTGTTATTGCATCCGCATCAGAATACCAAAACCATAATCATAGTATGCCAAGCCAAAAGATGccgccaacagcagcaactccatCTGCATTAACATCATTGTCAGCTCGcggctcatcatcatcatcattattacCATCAACTGCATCTGCATCCACATCGATATCATCAAGTGCTCCTGCTACGCTCCTGCCCGTtacgccgccaccaccaccaccacccgccCATCCATATGTGTGCTCCCCAGCCAATACGAATTccattgccaatgccaatgccagtcTCAAGCCGTGCATTACGCCCCGGCCGGCCTCGCTGTCGGG aggaggaggaggtgcaggaggaggaggagcaggtggcAGCTCAACGCGCATCGCACGTCGTTCGTCCATCAATCAGGcaaagccaccgccgccagtgCGACGCAGCTCCTCGGTGACGCCCAGCccgaatgcagcagcagtgggg cacgcgacgcaacagcagcagcagcagcataaccCACAGCTAAGCTGCTCCAGCGAGCATCTACCACCGCCGCCCGCCTTTATGCTGGAGTCCATGTCCAGCTGCACACCACCAGCCGCGGCCTCGGCCATGCCCAACTCCGCGCTGAAGGTGTCCGAGACGGTGCGCGCTCTGGCAGCCATGCGGCATCAGCCAGCGTCGCCGGGCACGCTGCGCAggatacagcagcagcagcagcaacagcaacagcagcaacatttgcaacagcaacatttgcagcagcaacatcaacccCTACTGCAG TCCGTGCACAACTCACCCATGAATGAAGACCTAAGCTATGAGGCCTACTATGACTCGTATATGGATCTGCAGGCGTATGCTCATGCCTTGGCcaatggccaacagcagcagcaaatgccaGCACGCTttaatcaacagcagcagcagcagcagcagcagcagcagcagcaatattactactcacagcagcagcaacatgtgcCACAGAAGCCACCAACGCCGCCTGTGTACCATGCAccaccagcgccagcgccagcgccagcaccagcaccagcagcggatGCC ACGTTCCGCACCTCATCACCAGccgcaggaggaggcggcggcggtggcggtggcatcTATGCCCAGCCCAAGCTGGTCAACAACATGTCCAGCTTTCGCACGAGCAGCCCCAGTCCcaacggacatggacatgggcatgCGCACCCACTGCCACCGACACAGCCCAAGGCGAATCCGAATCTAATTGCACAGCTCAATGCGAGAatcaacagcaagcagcagcagcaccagcaacaccagcaccagcagcagcaacatgtcAACGAGGGCATCTAtggcaatcagcagcagccaggaggaggCGAGTCCATCTACACGCGCAGCGGCCTGTCCATGtcccaacagcagccgcaacagcagcaaaactaTGACGGTAAATCagagcaccaacagcagcagcagcagcatagaaTTTACGCTAGTTACGGCACCTCATCGTCAAATCCATCAACAGCTGCCGCtttggccagcaacagcattcAGGCAGCATCCATTCTAACATCAGCCACCTCATTCAATGCATTGCCGCACTTTCCTCTGTCTTCATCCACATCATCGTTGCTCTCCAAAGTCAGTTCATTCTCAAAttccacagcagccgcagcagcggcatctgCCTCGGCAGCTGTGGCCTCACACTATCAGCCGCCACAAGCGCCGTTGGCAGCCGCAGCTAGCAGCAAAGATTTTGGCAACTATTCAAGTTCGTTTAATAaaaattcagcagcagctgccacaagcTCGAACATGCGAcaggcacaacagcaacagcagcagcagcagcagtaccaacagcagcagcagcaacattatACGTGTCCGCCTCCGCTGGAGGAtccaccaccgccgcccatTTACAGTGCCGGAGCATCGGCCACAATGCCCAAGAAGCTGGCACGCCCCCATGCGGCACAGAGTGCGGCAGCCGCACAGCTGAGCGCCTATGCGGCAGGctcggcaacggcaacgctGCCCAAGAAtatgatgcagcagcagcaacgtttgcagcagcagcagcagcagctacaacagcaacagcaatatcAACAGCCTCTAGGCATGGGCAATGGAAATGGTCATGCGAATCAGCGTCCGCAGTTGCCGCtaccccagcagcagaagctgcgagctgcacagcagcaacatttggtcgagcagcagcagcagcaacgacagccaCCCATACCGTCACGGCACTCGAGTGTGCAGCAAAAGATATTCGTGTCAACGAATCCATTCATACAAACGACAGCCGTCAAGTTTCATTCGCCCTCAGCATCGCCCACTTGCGGCTCGCCTGTAACTGGAGCTGGGTCGGGCTCTGGAGCCGCGGCTAGTATTTATGCCACAACGGCGCGTGGCAgtcatcaccagcagcagcagcagcaactgcagcagcagcagcagtaccagcagcaactgcaacagcaacaacattattatcgcgatgctgctgctggcaacagcaatggcGGCGCTGCATACTACAATCACAACaatgcccatggccatggccatgccaattcgaatgcccatgcccacgcccacgcccacgcccacatgTCCCATGCCCAGGCACATCATCCAA ACTATGCCACAAGCACAAATATCGAAAAGACTGGCAGCATACGGGCCAAGACCAAGGCCGAATTTCTCGAGAATCTCAATGCGAAATTGGCCAAGCAGGGCATGTCCGGCCGTGCATTTGCCGTGCGAAATCTCATCAATAGCAAAGCGCTG CCGGATCCACGCATTTGTCACGAGTCGCTGATGGATCAAATAAAACGCGGAGCACCCTTGAAGCGTAATCAGAAGATCAACGATCGCAGCGCTCctaaaatacattaa
- the LOC117891415 gene encoding serine-rich adhesin for platelets isoform X17 — protein MRPPIPEVPPKEIGTALTRVCLRHKAVETRLKTFTSAIMDCLVQPLQDKIEDWKRTVATIDKDHAKEYKRCRSELKKRSSDTLRLQKKARKGQTDGLQSLMDSHMQDVTLRRAELEEVEKRSLRAAMVEERLRYCSFVHMLQPVVHEECEVMSELGHLQEAMQSIALVTKEPSVLPQASEELIHDAKASINLYPESPGGGSGSQGGGCSNSLGSRKSSVCSISSMNSSGSSNSPGHHHYPRSLSQFVTPAIRLKPGESSDSGFCSSPALTTQASNATNQTANVSTWPPHSQDAVDTLPPTADRPHTISTAYEKGHQRPPLTVYTFQNPETIHESGSGSINNGSVASSNGQPASGQSTPATQKSPAASLSRPPLPVKPAHVRCSSLERPLSAQSNHRQGGGSGGGGGGVGLLQRQCPSPIPAHITKELSAAHHAQQQQQQQQQLQQQQSPPTYVNMSELANMAALKLTNHQQQQQQQQQQQKPAPLQQQSSIDSICSQHSNDSSGSHQLLQQQQQQQQTPLAAQHLASTRSHSISSTASSLHSHPSIDSTVACGSLVGQHTHSTSTNTNTTSPSSGCSTPQNHYSPLLTNSPTSTAAGTPSGSSISTGTGTGLGFVYQVSSPTPPTSEVQQVLKITEQQQQQAQQAAEDTDERSRASVLQKASMFEKQAAAVAAAAGSVSPPVPLTAAAPSTVVAPKRSEAEQQEMDKSFEDSIQALNNLIGELDSFQREIDEGKGKQNSSSSSNTNSNNNLTTTSSSSSSENNNMLPTCITSITSTSNIELCGISNQTNSSGCGTDISDTTSEELAGETEPTRRERELLGASDSELSRCYVSETSSLTGGLTAGGYENPTFAHFVASASRDDPYNGGSGSEGRSLYAPASVCVSADSISLAASDSICLSGQPRHAYVDTCSDSGSAVVVIYDHQIPNTPDIEFVKQNSEIVLLRTKDPQVQSQLQLHELRELQQLPSNLLAGSPDSPDSSGSGKTPASATATVAPAKQRLSSFRASSEQQLQLLGRGSPQRGKAKQQQSTQQQQQQQQQQPAQGTTVSDSDSQATVEPPVMRRQLPPKPNSLSLSLFNGAAAGAVGAAVQPPSVADKPLIPRKSDFKADLDAKIRKQKQKIQQQLLQQQQQQEQQQQPQQHSPQSPPNRN, from the exons ATGCGGCCACCAATTCCAGAG GTGCCTCCAAAGGAAATTGGCACCGCCCTGACGCGCGTTTGTCTGCGCCACAAGGCGGTGGAGACGCGCCTGAAGACCTTCACCAGCGCCATTATGGATTGTCTGGTGCAGCCGCTGCAGGATAAGATCGAGGACTGGAAGCGCACCGTGGCCACCATCGACAAGGATCATGCCAAAGAGTATAAGCGCTGCCGCAGCGAGCTGAAGAAGCGCTCCAGCGACACGCTGCGGCTGCAGAAGAAGGCGCGCAAGGGTCAAACCGATGGCCTGCAGTCGCTGATGGACTCCCACATGCAGGACGTAACGCTGCGCCGcgccgagctggaggaggtCGAGAAGCGTTCACTGCGCGCGGCCATGGTGGAGGAGCGACTGCGTTACTGCAGCTTTGTGCACATGCTGCAGCCGGTGGTGCACGAGGAGTGCGAAGTGATGTCCGAGTTGGGGCATTTGCAG GAGGCCATGCAGTCCATTGCTTTGGTCACCAAGGAGCCGAGTGTGCTGCCGCAAGCCTCCGAGGAGCTCATACACGATGCCAAGGCCAGCATTAATCTGTACCCAGAGTCCCCCGGCGGTGGTTCCGGCTCACAGGGCGGCGGCTGCTCCAACTCCTTGGGCTCCAGAAAGAGCTCCGTGTGCTCCATTAGCAGCATGAATAGCAGCGGCTCCAGCAACTCGCCGGGACATCATCACTATCCACGCTCCCTGTCGCAG TTTGTAACGCCCGCAATACGCTTGAAACCTGGTGAATCCAGTGATAGTGGCTTTTGCTCATCGCCAGCTCTAACAACACAg GCCTCCAATGCAACGAATCAAACGGCAAATGTCTCCACTTGGCCGCCACATTCCCAGGACGCGGTGGACACACTGCCACCCACGGCCGATCGACCGCACACCATTTCCACGGCCTACGAGAAGGGTCATCAGCGTCCACCGTTGACAGTCTACACGTTCCAGAACCCAGAGACCATACACGAgtccggcagcggcagcatcaacAATGGCTCGGTGGCCTCATCCAATGGACAGCCAGCATCGGGCCAGAGCACGCCGGCCACACAGAAGTCACCAGCGGCCTCGTTGAGTCGTCCGCCATTGCCAGTT AAGCCGGCACATGTG CGCTGCTCATCGCTGGAGCGTCCGTTGTCCGCGCAGAGCAATCATCGCCagggcggtggcagcggcggcggcggcggtggcgttgGACTGCTGCAGCGTCAGTGCCCCTCACCGATACCAGCTCATATCACGAAAG AGCTGTCCGCAGCACATcatgcacagcagcaacagcagcagcagcagcagctccaacagcagcagagtccGCCCACCTACGTTAACATGTCCGAACTGGCCAACATGGCGGCCTTGAAGCTCACtaaccaccagcaacagcagcagcagcagcagcagcaacagaagccagcgccactgcagcagcagagttcCATTGATTCGATCTGCTCGCAGCATTCCAACGACTCCTCGGGCTCACatcagctgctccagcagcagcagcagcaacagcaaacgcCTCTTGCTGCCCAGCACCTTGCCAGCACACGCTCCCATTCCATATCCTCGACGGCATCGTCGCTGCACTCGCATCCATCGATCGATTCGACGGTCGCTTGCGGCTCCCTTGTGGGCCAGCATACacacagcaccagcaccaataCGAACACCACCTCGCCGTCCAGTGGCTGCTCCACGCCACAGAACCATTACTCGCCACTGTTAACCAACTCACCCACATCCACTGCCGCAGGTAcgcccagcggcagcagcattagcaccggcaccggcaccggtcTGGGCTTTGTCTATCAAGTCAGCTCACCCACGCCGCCAACCAGCGAGGTGCAGCAGGTGCTGAAGAtcactgagcagcagcagcagcaggcacagcaggCGGCCGAGGACACAGACGAGCGTTCGCGTGCCTCTGTGCTGCAAAAGGCTTCCATGTTCGAGAAGCAAGCGGCAGCTGTGGCCGCAGCAGCGGGCAGTGTGTCGCCACCAGTGCCGCTTACGGCTGCAGCCCCATCGACAGTTGTGGCACCCAAACGATCCGAGGCCGAGCAACAGGAAATGG ACAAATCTTTCGAAGACTCAATCCAagcattaaataatttaattggcGAACTAGACTCGTTCCAACGTGAGATCGATGAGGGCAAGGGcaagcagaacagcagcagcagcagcaacaccaacagcaacaacaacctgACAACAacgagtagcagcagcagcagcgagaacaACAACATGCTGCCCACGTGCATCACCAGCATCACGAGCACCTCCAACATCGAGCTGTGCGGCATCAGCAATCAGACAAACTCCAGCGGCTGTGGCACAGACATTTCGGACACCACCTCGGAGGAGCTCGCCGGCGAGACGGAACCCACGcggcgagagcgagagctgctGGGCGCCAGCGATTCGGAGCTGAGTCGCTGCTATGTGAGCGAGACGAGTTCGCTGACCGGCGGCCTCACCGCAGGCGGCTACGAGAATCCCACATTCGCTCACTTTGTGGCGAGTGCGAGCCGCGACGATCCCTACAACGGGGGCTCGGGCAGCGAGGGCCGCTCGCTGTATGCGCCCGCGTCCGTGTGCGTGTCCGCGGACAGCATCTCGCTGGCCGCCTCCGACAGCATTTGCCTGTCGGGCCAGCCGCGGCACGCCTACGTGGACACCTGCAGtgacagcggcagcgccgTCGTGGTGATCTACGACCATCAGATACCCAACACGCCGGACATTGAGTTTGTCAAGCAGAACTCGGAGATTGTGCTGCTGCGCACCAAGGACCCTCAGGTGCAgtcacagctgcagctgcacgagCTGCGggagttgcagcagttgcCCTCGAACCTCCTAGCCGGATCCCCGGACTCGCCGGACTCCTCGGGCAGTGGGAAGACGCCCGCGTCGGCAACAGCAACTGTGGCGCCCGCCAAGCAGCGACTCTCCTCGTTTCGCGCCtccagcgagcagcagctacagctgctCGGACGCGGCAGTCCACAAAGAGGTaaagcaaaacagcagcagtcgacccagcagcagcagcaacagcagcagcagcagccggcacaGGGTACAACAGTCAGTGATAGCGATAGCCAGGCAACAGTAGAGCCTCCTGTGATGCGGCGACAGCTGCCCCCAAAGCCCAACAGCCTCAGCCTGAGCCTTTTCAATGGTGCGGCTGCAGGTGCGGTTGGGGCTGCGGTTCAGCCTCCCAGTGTAGCCGACAAGCCATTGATACCCCGCAAGTCAGACTTTAAGGCTGATTTAGATGCCAAAATAcgcaagcagaagcagaagattCAACAGCAAttattgcagcagcagcagcagcaagagcaacagcagcagccgcaacaacaCTCACCACAGTCGCCCCCAAACCGAAACT ga